In Thunnus albacares chromosome 10, fThuAlb1.1, whole genome shotgun sequence, a single window of DNA contains:
- the zgc:92907 gene encoding UDP-N-acetylglucosamine transferase subunit ALG13 homolog, with protein sequence MKTVFVTVGTTSFDELIVNVTSSEAAQALKSRGYERLVLQVGRGSFLPDAESCPHIRLEAFRFKDSIADDMEQADLVISHAGAGSCLEALGARKPLLVVVNDKLMDNHQLELARQLHMDSHLLYCTCSTLTETLKTMDLSVLQPFLPGKPKIFANFLDKALGVQ encoded by the exons ATGAAGACCGTGTTTGTAACGGTCGGCACCACGAGCTTCGATGAGCTCATTGTAAACGTCACGTCGTCTGAAGCCGCTCAG GCCTTAAAATCTCGTGGATATGAGCGTTTGGTTCTTCAGGTTGGAAGAGGATCTTTTCTTCCAGATGCTGAGAGCTGTCCACACATCAGACTGGAGGCTTTTCGATTCAAAGACTCGATAGCAGACGACATGGAGCAGGCGGACCTCGTCATCAGCCATGCAG GGGCGGGAAGCTGCTTGGAGGCCCTCGGTGCGAGGAAGCCTCTGCTGGTCGTTGTCAATGACAAGCTGATGGACAACCACCAGCTGGAGCTGGCCAGACAGCTACATATGGACTCCCACTTGCTTTACTGCACTTGCAG CACCctgacagaaacactgaagacCATGGATCTGTCTGTTCTTCAGCCTTTTCTGCCCGGAAAGCCGAAGATTTTTGCGAACTTTCTCGACAAAGCCCTCGGCGTCCAGTGA